One window from the genome of Rhodococcus sp. ABRD24 encodes:
- a CDS encoding SHOCT domain-containing protein, whose product MPYIPRRGRPGLLGLAARTAVVAGTATAVSDGMASRRERKAQAEYEQNQYEFAQQQAAHAMTTHAPAAPVDLVGELQKLVDLKAQGLLSDVEFEAAKARLLA is encoded by the coding sequence ATGCCGTACATCCCGAGAAGAGGCCGCCCCGGACTGCTGGGCCTTGCCGCCCGCACCGCCGTCGTGGCCGGTACCGCGACCGCGGTCAGCGACGGCATGGCCAGCCGCCGCGAACGGAAGGCCCAAGCAGAATACGAACAGAACCAGTACGAATTTGCCCAGCAGCAGGCCGCACACGCAATGACCACACACGCGCCCGCGGCCCCGGTCGATCTGGTCGGCGAGTTGCAGAAACTGGTCGATCTCAAAGCACAAGGCCTGCTGAGCGATGTCGAGTTCGAAGCCGCGAAAGCTCGACTGCTCGCCTGA
- a CDS encoding DUF6325 family protein: MSAARFGPVDFYLLGLPGEGLDPAAFSALTDLTDTGLVRLLDLIIISKSEDGELTLIEVEELPNGFEIDVATLGASGLLGQEDITELAAAIPAGAAALLVALELVYQRELAARTAESGAVLLGYERIPAPVVNALMDTIIPKLEV; this comes from the coding sequence GTGAGTGCCGCACGTTTCGGACCTGTCGACTTCTACCTTCTCGGCCTGCCCGGGGAAGGCCTCGATCCGGCCGCATTCTCCGCGCTCACCGACCTTACGGATACCGGCCTGGTGCGCCTGCTCGATCTGATCATCATCTCCAAGTCAGAGGACGGCGAACTCACCCTCATCGAGGTCGAGGAGTTGCCGAACGGCTTCGAGATCGATGTCGCGACACTCGGCGCGTCCGGCCTCCTCGGGCAGGAAGACATCACCGAACTCGCGGCGGCGATCCCCGCCGGCGCTGCAGCGCTGCTGGTCGCGCTCGAACTGGTCTATCAGCGCGAGCTCGCCGCCCGGACCGCTGAGTCCGGCGCGGTGTTGCTGGGCTACGAGCGGATACCCGCCCCGGTCGTCAATGCCCTCATGGACACGATCATCCCGAAACTGGAGGTCTGA
- a CDS encoding SHOCT domain-containing protein: MSFWESLGWMLWATVFIGYLFALFAIITDLFRDHKLSGWWKAVWVFFLLFLPIVTALVYVVARGGGMTERSNKAARDAESAAESYIREVAGKSPSEEIATAAALREAGAISEDEFATLKMKVLS; the protein is encoded by the coding sequence ATGAGCTTCTGGGAAAGCCTCGGCTGGATGCTGTGGGCGACCGTCTTCATCGGATATCTCTTCGCACTGTTCGCGATCATCACCGACCTGTTCCGCGACCATAAGCTGAGCGGTTGGTGGAAGGCCGTCTGGGTGTTCTTCCTGCTGTTCCTGCCCATCGTCACAGCGCTCGTCTATGTCGTCGCCCGCGGCGGCGGGATGACGGAACGCAGCAACAAGGCCGCACGTGACGCGGAGAGCGCTGCCGAATCGTATATACGCGAGGTCGCAGGGAAGAGCCCCAGTGAGGAGATCGCCACAGCCGCAGCCCTGCGCGAAGCTGGAGCGATCAGCGAGGACGAGTTCGCCACACTGAAGATGAAGGTCCTGTCGTGA
- a CDS encoding GAP family protein: protein MLGSVIGETLPLALGIAISPFTIIAAILMLLSSSARRTGPGFLIGWILGIAIAVTVFVLLAGLLTPDGDSGGSNVPRAIVQLLLAALFLLLAVRQWRGRPAPGESPALPKWMAAIDGFTFTRALGLGLLLSALNPKNLLIAASAGVTIGDAGLAALPASIATGVFVLCAASTVWIPVTAFLVASEQLRGPLDALHRWLVRENDVVMTVLMAFIAVLMVGKAMASF, encoded by the coding sequence ATGTTGGGTTCTGTCATCGGGGAGACGCTGCCGCTCGCGCTGGGCATCGCGATCAGCCCCTTCACGATCATCGCGGCCATTCTCATGCTGCTTTCCTCCAGCGCACGCCGCACCGGCCCCGGTTTCCTGATCGGCTGGATCCTCGGGATCGCCATCGCGGTGACGGTGTTCGTGTTGCTCGCTGGCCTGCTCACGCCTGACGGCGATTCGGGCGGATCGAACGTCCCGCGGGCAATCGTGCAGCTCCTGCTCGCGGCCCTGTTCCTGCTGCTCGCGGTCAGACAATGGCGGGGCCGACCGGCGCCCGGCGAGAGTCCCGCACTCCCGAAGTGGATGGCCGCCATCGACGGCTTCACGTTCACGCGAGCACTCGGCCTCGGTCTGTTGCTCTCGGCGCTGAACCCGAAGAACCTCCTCATCGCCGCGAGCGCCGGAGTAACCATCGGAGACGCCGGCCTCGCCGCCCTCCCGGCAAGCATCGCGACAGGGGTCTTCGTCCTGTGCGCGGCGTCGACGGTGTGGATCCCGGTCACGGCGTTCCTCGTCGCTTCAGAACAGCTCCGGGGGCCGCTGGATGCCCTGCACCGGTGGCTCGTCCGCGAGAACGACGTGGTCATGACCGTTCTCATGGCATTCATAGCGGTACTCATGGTCGGCAAGGCCATGGCCTCCTTCTGA
- a CDS encoding LuxR C-terminal-related transcriptional regulator, with translation MIEAVREALASGEAEQARRVLRKNWLRLILESHTGELEQLCLADPDPHDPHILLIRACCRDLSGDPYGAEFLRGQGLRVASDDFVVCFTELLLAPDTSTKAVIADRARRALAQCEPEDDYPSALFLLGWTEVRLRRDLPRAIALLRSASDEAKLQSRAETLRLAQSNLAFALTHAGAFTEAEQILDGLPPREVASDWERFEGGLPQSNRGCIAFWRGDFEEAIAQFDSIIVEGSPGTDFEALARLYLVMCLIALRREDRYHTAARLLRGVSTTDKHGIPWDTLRRVTTAWLAHTQGQDEQARRIARPALTRTGAAVAHALLAELYRVLGDSEPSAQALRLATSAGLPQYALVSTLVTSAALSSMAGRGLQAHEQLDRALEAAIPERILAPFLSDDPVIVDLLNAHAVRGSRHQGLLCTILERRNRLSALLVGVLTEREKEILTYLRTAMTADEIAVHLGIAYPTVKTHIRAIYRKLGVTKRRAAIQVADNR, from the coding sequence ATGATCGAAGCGGTGCGCGAGGCACTCGCCTCTGGTGAGGCGGAGCAGGCTCGAAGAGTTCTACGGAAGAACTGGCTCCGTCTGATTCTCGAATCTCACACCGGGGAACTCGAGCAGCTCTGCCTTGCCGATCCTGACCCGCACGATCCGCACATCCTGCTGATTCGGGCGTGCTGCCGCGATCTCAGTGGCGACCCGTACGGCGCGGAGTTTCTCCGCGGTCAGGGCCTGCGGGTTGCGTCTGACGATTTCGTCGTCTGCTTCACTGAGCTGCTGCTCGCCCCAGACACCTCGACCAAGGCCGTCATCGCCGATCGCGCGCGTCGAGCGCTCGCCCAGTGCGAACCGGAGGACGACTATCCGTCCGCGCTCTTCCTCCTCGGATGGACCGAGGTCAGGCTTCGTCGTGATCTCCCTCGTGCCATCGCGCTACTTCGTTCCGCCAGCGATGAGGCGAAGTTGCAGTCTCGTGCGGAGACGTTACGTCTCGCACAGTCCAATCTGGCCTTTGCGCTCACCCACGCGGGAGCATTCACCGAAGCCGAACAGATCCTCGACGGGCTCCCTCCGAGGGAAGTGGCGTCCGACTGGGAACGCTTCGAAGGCGGTCTCCCACAGTCGAATCGAGGGTGCATTGCCTTCTGGCGGGGTGACTTCGAGGAGGCGATCGCTCAGTTCGACTCCATCATCGTGGAGGGCAGTCCCGGAACCGACTTCGAGGCGCTCGCCCGTCTCTACTTGGTGATGTGCCTGATCGCTCTGCGCCGGGAAGACCGGTACCACACGGCGGCGCGTCTGCTGCGAGGCGTGAGCACTACGGACAAGCATGGCATTCCTTGGGATACGTTGCGGCGTGTCACCACGGCCTGGCTCGCCCACACGCAAGGGCAGGACGAGCAAGCACGCCGTATCGCAAGGCCCGCGCTTACCCGCACAGGTGCTGCGGTCGCTCATGCGCTTCTCGCGGAACTCTACCGAGTCCTGGGGGATTCGGAACCGTCGGCTCAAGCGCTTCGCCTCGCGACATCGGCCGGGCTGCCACAATATGCGCTGGTGAGCACACTCGTCACCTCGGCCGCACTGAGCTCCATGGCAGGGCGCGGACTCCAAGCGCATGAGCAGCTGGATCGTGCGCTGGAGGCTGCAATCCCCGAACGGATTCTTGCCCCATTTCTCTCCGACGATCCGGTGATTGTCGATCTCTTGAACGCACACGCAGTTCGGGGATCGAGACATCAAGGGCTCTTGTGCACGATCCTGGAACGACGGAATCGGCTGTCTGCACTGCTCGTGGGAGTCCTGACGGAACGAGAGAAGGAGATACTCACATATCTGCGCACCGCGATGACCGCGGATGAGATTGCTGTGCACCTCGGCATCGCATACCCCACGGTGAAGACGCATATTCGCGCGATCTACCGCAAATTGGGCGTGACCAAACGCCGTGCCGCTATTCAAGTTGCCGACAACAGATAG
- a CDS encoding phage holin family protein, protein MRLLFQLISQCVLGVVALIVVHFVLPGVDLSFTGFFVAIGVFTLAHMILGPFVLSVAQHYAAPLAGGVGLVATLLALWVASLFPDGIEISGVKSWILAPIIVWVITALGGWIFMAFVIDRWLKRRSAEKLVRSVNQA, encoded by the coding sequence ATGCGTCTGCTGTTCCAGCTCATTTCGCAATGCGTACTCGGTGTGGTGGCGTTGATCGTGGTGCATTTCGTATTGCCCGGGGTGGATCTGAGCTTCACCGGATTCTTCGTGGCAATCGGCGTATTCACCCTGGCCCACATGATTCTCGGCCCCTTCGTGCTCAGCGTGGCGCAACACTATGCGGCTCCGCTTGCGGGTGGTGTCGGGCTGGTCGCGACGCTGCTCGCGCTGTGGGTGGCATCCCTGTTCCCCGATGGCATTGAGATCAGCGGCGTCAAGTCCTGGATCCTCGCACCGATCATTGTCTGGGTGATCACCGCACTCGGCGGGTGGATTTTCATGGCCTTCGTCATAGACAGGTGGCTCAAACGACGCAGTGCAGAGAAGCTTGTGCGCAGTGTGAATCAGGCGTGA
- a CDS encoding tyrosine-protein phosphatase, with product MTAHPLDRRVLLESAPNFRDLGGIPVASGAVRPGALYRSATLAKLDDDDLSAFSVLGVETVYDLRTAAEREGAFDRLPDTVRTVWLDVLADNAQNAAATGLLMTDPVAYAETISDGRGIAQMEEANRNFVSLPSALTAYRAFYRDLIDEKRTGAALFHCTTGKDRTGWAATSFLLLLGADESDVRADYLETNTDLAPMTDPILAFVASKGVDPELIRPLLGVRESYIDAALDEMRTHFGTVEDYARDGLGLTAEQLVTLRERFTRSS from the coding sequence ATGACCGCTCACCCGCTCGACCGTCGCGTTCTCCTCGAGAGTGCCCCGAACTTCCGTGACCTCGGCGGCATTCCCGTTGCATCCGGCGCCGTCCGTCCGGGCGCGCTGTACCGCTCGGCGACGCTCGCAAAGCTCGACGACGACGACCTCTCCGCCTTCTCGGTCCTCGGTGTCGAGACTGTGTACGACCTCCGCACCGCCGCCGAGCGCGAGGGTGCCTTCGATCGCCTTCCCGATACGGTGCGCACGGTCTGGCTCGACGTGCTGGCCGACAATGCCCAGAATGCCGCTGCCACTGGACTACTCATGACGGATCCGGTCGCATACGCCGAGACGATCAGCGATGGACGCGGGATCGCGCAGATGGAGGAGGCGAACCGAAACTTCGTCAGTCTGCCCTCAGCGCTGACTGCATACCGCGCGTTCTATCGCGACCTGATCGATGAGAAGCGTACCGGGGCAGCTCTCTTCCACTGCACCACCGGCAAGGATCGCACCGGATGGGCCGCGACCTCCTTCTTGCTTCTCCTCGGCGCCGACGAGAGCGACGTGCGTGCCGACTACCTCGAGACGAATACCGATCTGGCGCCCATGACCGATCCGATCCTCGCCTTCGTCGCGAGCAAGGGCGTCGACCCGGAGCTGATCCGTCCGCTCCTTGGTGTCCGTGAGAGCTACATCGATGCCGCTCTCGACGAGATGCGCACGCACTTCGGCACCGTCGAGGACTACGCGCGTGATGGGCTCGGCCTCACTGCCGAGCAACTCGTGACGCTGCGCGAGCGGTTCACTCGGTCTTCGTAA
- a CDS encoding M23 family metallopeptidase, with amino-acid sequence MRHRTQFTASRFVKQHADADFTTESSVRLLDEGVEHRYPTPPEIRYSEAESSEIRNVMLFRTNSPSSEDPEPANLEIDAPTAGINSAIAPGPATQPPDVVSPARRVGLHRIPTPPSALKGRAAVIAVAAGAVVAAGQAATNAPAQNSDHSEVALDETSSVTATAVPQAAQFSNTAQSPSDSSAPQVLAVANPTDLGQFSNLLAKGQRFSEERAAREAAARRPLFALPAQGTYTSAFGARWGTLHAGVDIANAIGTPIYAVADGKIIDSGPASGFGMWVRIQHPDGTITVYGHIDTTLVQVGQTVMAGDQIATMGNRGFSTGPHLHFEVHLAGENKIDPLPWLASRGISLGFEQP; translated from the coding sequence ATGCGCCACCGAACTCAGTTCACCGCCAGCCGCTTTGTGAAACAACACGCTGACGCGGATTTCACCACGGAATCTTCGGTCAGGCTGCTGGACGAGGGCGTCGAACACAGGTATCCGACGCCCCCGGAGATTCGTTACTCCGAGGCCGAAAGTTCTGAGATTCGCAACGTCATGCTTTTTCGCACGAACAGCCCCAGCTCCGAAGATCCCGAACCTGCGAACCTCGAAATCGACGCCCCCACCGCGGGCATCAATTCCGCGATCGCGCCGGGTCCCGCGACGCAGCCACCGGATGTCGTCTCCCCCGCACGCCGTGTCGGCCTGCACCGCATCCCGACTCCCCCCTCCGCCCTCAAGGGCCGTGCCGCAGTCATCGCGGTAGCCGCAGGCGCCGTCGTCGCCGCGGGCCAGGCAGCAACGAATGCGCCGGCCCAGAACTCCGACCATTCCGAGGTAGCCCTCGACGAGACAAGCTCGGTGACCGCGACCGCCGTCCCGCAGGCCGCACAGTTCAGCAACACCGCGCAGTCCCCCTCCGACTCGTCCGCACCCCAGGTGCTCGCCGTCGCCAACCCGACGGATCTCGGCCAGTTCAGCAACCTGCTCGCCAAGGGTCAGCGCTTCAGCGAGGAGCGCGCCGCCCGTGAGGCCGCGGCTCGTCGGCCACTCTTCGCACTTCCCGCGCAGGGGACCTACACGTCGGCGTTCGGAGCACGCTGGGGCACGCTGCATGCCGGTGTCGACATCGCCAACGCGATCGGTACCCCGATCTACGCGGTGGCCGACGGCAAGATCATCGACTCCGGCCCGGCCTCCGGCTTCGGGATGTGGGTCCGCATCCAGCATCCGGACGGCACGATCACCGTCTACGGGCATATCGACACCACCCTGGTTCAGGTGGGTCAGACGGTGATGGCCGGCGATCAGATCGCCACGATGGGCAACCGCGGCTTCTCCACCGGCCCGCACCTGCACTTCGAGGTCCATCTCGCGGGCGAGAACAAGATCGACCCCCTTCCGTGGCTCGCCTCGCGTGGCATCAGCCTCGGCTTCGAACAGCCCTGA
- the sucC gene encoding ADP-forming succinate--CoA ligase subunit beta, translating to MDLFEYQAKELFAKHGVPTSAGRVTDTVAGAREIAEEIGKPVMVKAQVKVGGRGKAGGVKYSPDVEAAVANAEAILGLDIKGHVVKKLLVAEASDIAEEYYISFLLDRTNRTYLAMCSVEGGVEIEVTAEENPDALAKIPVDAVKGVDLAFARSIAEAGKLPAEVLDAAAVTIQKLWEVFIKEDALLVEVNPLVRTPDDQILALDGKVTLDANADFRQPGHAEFEDRDATDPLELKAKENDLNYVKLDGQVGIIGNGAGLVMSTLDVVAYAGEKHGGVKPANFLDIGGGASAAVMAAGLDVILNDEQVKSVFVNVFGGITACDAVANGIVGALQTLGDEANKPLVVRLDGNNVEEGRRILAEANHPLVTVVATMDEAADKAAELAFAAK from the coding sequence ATGGATCTCTTCGAATACCAGGCGAAGGAACTCTTCGCCAAGCACGGCGTGCCGACGTCGGCCGGGCGTGTTACAGACACGGTCGCCGGGGCGCGTGAGATTGCCGAGGAAATCGGCAAGCCGGTGATGGTCAAGGCGCAGGTCAAGGTCGGCGGCCGTGGCAAGGCCGGTGGCGTCAAGTACTCGCCCGACGTCGAAGCCGCAGTGGCTAACGCCGAGGCGATCCTGGGCCTCGACATCAAGGGCCACGTTGTCAAGAAGCTGCTGGTCGCAGAGGCGAGTGACATCGCTGAGGAGTACTACATCTCCTTCCTGCTCGACCGCACCAACCGCACCTACCTGGCCATGTGCTCGGTCGAGGGTGGCGTCGAGATCGAGGTCACCGCCGAGGAGAACCCCGACGCCCTCGCGAAGATCCCCGTGGATGCCGTCAAGGGCGTCGACCTCGCGTTCGCGCGCAGCATTGCCGAGGCCGGAAAGCTGCCCGCCGAGGTGCTCGACGCCGCGGCCGTCACGATCCAGAAGCTGTGGGAGGTCTTCATCAAGGAAGACGCTCTCCTCGTCGAGGTGAACCCCCTCGTCCGTACGCCCGACGACCAGATCCTGGCCCTCGACGGCAAGGTCACCCTGGATGCCAACGCTGACTTCCGTCAGCCCGGCCATGCCGAGTTCGAGGACCGGGACGCTACCGACCCGCTCGAGCTCAAGGCCAAGGAGAACGACCTCAACTACGTCAAGCTCGATGGCCAGGTCGGCATCATCGGCAACGGCGCGGGTCTGGTCATGTCGACGCTCGATGTCGTCGCGTACGCCGGTGAGAAGCACGGCGGCGTCAAGCCCGCCAACTTCCTCGACATCGGTGGCGGCGCCTCCGCCGCCGTCATGGCTGCCGGCCTCGACGTCATCCTGAACGACGAGCAGGTCAAGAGCGTGTTCGTCAACGTCTTCGGTGGCATCACCGCGTGTGACGCGGTCGCCAACGGCATCGTCGGTGCCCTGCAGACCCTGGGCGACGAGGCCAACAAGCCGCTCGTCGTGCGCCTGGACGGCAACAACGTCGAAGAGGGTCGTCGCATCCTCGCCGAGGCCAACCACCCGCTGGTGACGGTCGTCGCAACCATGGATGAGGCTGCCGACAAGGCTGCCGAGCTCGCCTTCGCAGCGAAGTAA
- the sucD gene encoding succinate--CoA ligase subunit alpha, protein MAIFLTKDSKVIVQGITGGEGTKHTALMLKAGTQVVGGVNARKAGTTVSHTDKDGNAVELPVFATVAEAMKETGADVSIAFVPPAFSKDAIVEAIDAEIPLLVVITEGIPVQDSAYAWAYNVDKGNKTRIIGPNCPGIITPGEALVGITPANIAGKGPVGLVSKSGTLTYQMMFELREYGFSTAIGIGGDPVIGTTHIDAIEAFEKDPETKLIVMIGEIGGDAEERAADYIKANVSKPVVGYVAGFTAPEGKTMGHAGAIVSGSSGTAQAKKDALEAAGVKVGKTPSETAALAREILKSL, encoded by the coding sequence ATGGCTATCTTCCTGACCAAGGACTCCAAGGTCATCGTCCAGGGCATCACCGGCGGCGAGGGCACCAAGCACACCGCCCTGATGCTCAAGGCGGGCACCCAGGTTGTCGGTGGCGTCAACGCCCGCAAGGCCGGCACCACCGTCTCGCACACCGACAAGGACGGCAATGCCGTCGAGCTGCCGGTCTTCGCGACCGTCGCCGAGGCCATGAAGGAGACCGGCGCGGACGTCTCCATCGCGTTCGTTCCCCCGGCCTTCTCGAAGGACGCCATCGTCGAGGCCATCGACGCGGAGATCCCGCTGCTCGTGGTCATCACCGAGGGCATCCCGGTGCAGGACTCCGCTTACGCGTGGGCCTACAACGTCGACAAGGGCAACAAGACCCGCATCATCGGCCCCAACTGCCCCGGCATCATCACCCCGGGTGAGGCGCTGGTCGGCATCACCCCGGCCAACATCGCCGGCAAGGGCCCGGTCGGCCTGGTCTCCAAGTCCGGCACCCTGACCTACCAGATGATGTTCGAGCTGCGCGAGTACGGCTTCTCGACCGCCATCGGCATCGGCGGCGACCCGGTCATCGGCACCACCCACATCGACGCCATCGAGGCGTTCGAGAAGGATCCCGAGACCAAGCTGATCGTGATGATCGGTGAGATCGGTGGCGACGCCGAGGAGCGTGCCGCCGACTACATCAAGGCCAACGTTTCGAAGCCGGTCGTCGGCTATGTGGCGGGCTTCACAGCTCCCGAGGGCAAGACCATGGGCCACGCCGGCGCCATCGTCTCCGGTTCGTCGGGCACCGCGCAGGCCAAGAAGGATGCCCTCGAGGCGGCTGGCGTCAAGGTCGGCAAGACGCCGTCCGAGACCGCTGCCCTCGCGCGCGAGATCCTCAAGAGCCTCTGA
- a CDS encoding YigZ family protein translates to MPFTLPAGADAVAETEVKHSRFIAVLRRVDDPAAAQGFLDEQRRQYPDARHHCSAYIIGNNASDRVERSHDDGEPGGTAGVPMLQVLRTRELVDVAVVVTRYFGGIKLGAGGLVRAYSGAVVAAVDAATLLTRDRRELFTLAIDHGSAGRVEADLRSRGVTVIETVYGLRAVLTLAAQDASELTAVVAAVTSGTGDLEPAGEMWVDL, encoded by the coding sequence ATGCCCTTCACGCTGCCCGCCGGAGCCGACGCCGTCGCCGAGACCGAGGTGAAGCACTCTCGTTTCATCGCCGTGCTGCGCCGAGTCGACGACCCCGCTGCGGCCCAGGGATTCCTCGACGAGCAGCGCCGGCAGTATCCCGACGCACGGCACCACTGCTCCGCCTACATCATCGGCAACAACGCGAGCGACCGCGTCGAAAGGTCCCATGACGACGGCGAACCGGGCGGCACCGCGGGCGTGCCGATGCTGCAGGTGCTGCGCACCCGGGAGCTGGTCGATGTCGCAGTGGTCGTGACCCGCTACTTCGGGGGCATCAAACTCGGCGCCGGCGGACTGGTCCGCGCCTACTCGGGAGCGGTCGTCGCCGCCGTCGACGCCGCCACGCTCCTGACCCGCGACCGACGGGAGTTGTTCACGCTCGCAATAGATCACGGCTCGGCGGGACGCGTGGAGGCGGACCTACGCAGCCGCGGGGTGACGGTCATCGAGACCGTGTACGGGCTGCGGGCGGTCCTCACCCTCGCCGCCCAGGACGCGTCCGAGCTGACTGCCGTCGTCGCCGCCGTCACGTCCGGAACGGGCGATCTCGAACCGGCCGGGGAGATGTGGGTCGATCTTTGA
- a CDS encoding DUF5336 domain-containing protein — protein sequence MTFTGGGSDYDPSSQASAEGDTKALPFYLGIAVLALGVANFLLGFAPYLKNSSSGFGISVVASSNAFSSLGVVPISLLLLGGLLSGLALLPGQSYTGPAAAASLVGFLVAFALMLNIGSGASLAAGGIAILVLGFLQAAAAISGVLFGAGLVKAPAMRPAPSQPHTAYGHPQAYGGPQGYGPAQGYGQSQGYGPAQGYGAPQGYNQPQGYHQPQGYGQSQGYGAPQGYGQQSGASQPGYAPQQGQQQAQGYGQFQAGQHSAYQSPAQQSPSQQSSPSQSRPSEPQGPSAERPADPTNAPTQAFGAQPQNPQAESEDEK from the coding sequence ATGACTTTCACCGGCGGAGGGTCCGACTACGACCCGTCATCGCAGGCGTCGGCCGAGGGGGACACGAAGGCACTGCCGTTCTATCTCGGAATCGCGGTCCTCGCGCTCGGCGTCGCGAATTTTCTACTCGGGTTCGCTCCATACCTGAAGAACTCCTCGAGCGGATTCGGGATCAGCGTGGTCGCCTCGTCCAATGCGTTCTCCTCCCTGGGTGTCGTCCCGATCTCGCTCCTGCTTCTGGGCGGGCTGCTGTCCGGGCTGGCGTTGCTGCCCGGGCAGTCGTACACGGGTCCCGCGGCCGCGGCATCCCTGGTCGGCTTCCTCGTTGCATTCGCACTGATGCTCAACATCGGTAGCGGTGCGAGCCTCGCCGCTGGTGGCATCGCGATCCTGGTCCTCGGCTTCCTCCAGGCTGCGGCGGCCATATCGGGGGTCCTGTTCGGTGCGGGCCTGGTGAAGGCGCCGGCAATGCGCCCGGCCCCGAGCCAGCCGCACACTGCGTATGGACATCCGCAGGCATACGGCGGGCCGCAGGGTTACGGGCCGGCGCAGGGCTACGGCCAGTCGCAGGGCTACGGGCCGGCGCAGGGTTATGGCGCTCCGCAGGGCTACAACCAGCCACAGGGTTACCACCAGCCACAGGGTTACGGCCAGTCGCAGGGCTATGGCGCTCCGCAGGGTTACGGCCAGCAGAGCGGGGCGTCCCAACCCGGTTACGCGCCCCAGCAGGGGCAACAGCAGGCGCAGGGCTACGGGCAGTTCCAGGCCGGCCAGCACTCGGCGTACCAGTCGCCTGCGCAGCAGTCGCCGTCCCAGCAGTCGTCGCCGTCCCAATCACGGCCGTCCGAGCCGCAGGGGCCGTCCGCCGAGCGTCCCGCTGACCCGACCAATGCTCCCACCCAGGCGTTCGGGGCTCAGCCCCAGAATCCGCAGGCGGAGAGCGAGGACGAGAAGTAG